Part of the bacterium genome is shown below.
ATTAGTCATCGTGTGGATAGTAATATTTTGCCTGTTATCTTTGATTTAGGAGACGGAATAACGGATAGATGGGCAGTAATAAAAGACATCGACAATATTTTAGATTATTTAGCATCTTCAAAAGTAAGGACAAGTAAAGATTTTATTGACAAATTTTATGCTACTAAACAATCCATCTCCGACAGTAACATAACCATATCTCAAGTAAGAGACCTATTCAAACCCCTTCATTCCGGACTGACTCAAGACGATAATGTTTGGGTAAAACTCCGAGGCGGATACGGCTTCCAAGTTAAGAACGTACAATCCATCGCAGAGAACGAACTTGCCTTTGAAATTGGCCGTGGTCGTATGAAAACAGATGGCGAATTAATTGCCGGTAAGTTTGAAGACGATACAATAGAGATAGTCAAAGGAATAGGGGACAGGTGGACGCTTACAGAAGAAGGAATCCACATGTCCGAAAAGGCAGGTCTTATTAGGTCTGATGAAGTATCAGCTCTCACACGCAAAATAAAGTGGCTTGCCCGGGCAGGTAAATTTGAAACACAGAATAAAAACGATATAGGTGGCTTCGAGGATCGGGCAAAGTTCATAATTGAAGGTCTGCATAAGAGGGCAACTTATACCGGAACAACTCAAAAGATACTTAACAAAATAGCTGATTTTATAGATTCATTGGTTAATCTTTTCAAGGCTACTTCGAGGGGGGTAACAAGAGCCTTTGAAAGTGGAGAAATCTTTCAGAGAGAAGCAGAAACTTCAGGCATTAATCAGTTTGCTCAGGATGTGAGTTTCTCTTTGAAGAAGGCTATTGCTAATATTCGAGATAATCCTAAGTTCAATAAATGGTTTAAAAAGAGTCAAGTTGTGGATAAAAATGATAATCCATTGCCAGTTTATCATGGGACTAAAGCTATAATTGACAAATTCAAACATGACGAAAAAAGGTTTGATGATAGACTGATATTCTTTAGCAAAGACCCGGCATTTGCGGAAGAATGGGCAAGAGGCCGACAACCCAATAAGCCATCAAGAAATTATAGTTGGACTGACCAAGACCAGAAAAACTTAGACAAACACTGGAAGGACTTTCATAAGATTTCAGATGAATTATATAAAACAGATAAAGTTAAATGGACTGAAAAATATGATAAATTAAGAGCAACAGAACCAAGAACAAGATATACTGAAGAAAGAGAAGCTGATGTCTCCATATATCCTGTATATATCTCAGCTCAAAACATATTTAATCCAATGAAAGATTATAAAGTAGTTGAACCATTACTAAAAACTATGGAGGGTATGCAGGGTGTTATAGAAAAAGGACTTCATAAAGAAGGTAATTGGATTGTATATGAGCGCAAGGACGTTATCGATCTGCTTGAATCAAAAGGTTATGATGGAATTTATATAAAAGAATCAGCCTTTTCTGGCGCACCACATGATACGATAGCGGTATGGGAACCAACCCAAATAAAATCTATATTCAACACTGGAGCATACGGATTAGATGAGCCTGATATAATGTATGCCGTAGCCGGTAAGCCAACTAAAAAGCTGACTGTTGCTGAAAAAATGCTTGGACTAAGAAAACCCAAAGAAAAAGATATAATTGAAACTTATAAAGAAAAACACATAGCTTTTGAACCTAAAAAATTAAGTCTTACAAAGGAAAATGCCAAAGATTTTATTGCAAAAACTTACACTAAATTTGTCTTTAAAGAATATCCTGCAATTAGATTAGCAGAAAAATCTAAAGACCCTAAAGCTATTCAGCGGGTCCAAGACCAAATAAACAGGGTGTGGGGCAAGGGTGGTATTGTAGAGGTTTTTGTAGCCGGTAAGGGGCCACACAGATTAGATGTTGAAGGCAAGCCTGTATATATCGAAAATACACAGTCTCTTAAAGAAATAGTTAAAGACCTTAATCCTCAAGAATATGAAGATTATGAAACCCTTAGAATAGCTGAAAGAGATGTTGCTCTTGCCAGATTCAGACCCGATATAACAGGAACAGATATTGAAGCATCGACTCAAGTTATCAACGCACTTGAAAGAAAGTACGGAGATAAAATTAAGAAACTTCGAGACACTTCCAAAGCCCAAAGGAAATATGATGATATTCTCTTACAGCTTTTAGTTGAAGAAGGCTGGTTGTCTAATAGGATTTACGAAACTATAAAAGCAAGACCGGAGGCTGAGTTCTACGCTTCGTTTTTACGAGAAATGGAATCTGTCGGAGAGCAGGTTTTTGGTGGTAAAGACCCCCTTAAAAAAATTAGAGGCTCTGAACTTAGGAAAATACCAACTATTGAATCGTCTATTTCTAATACATATAAGACAATTAAATTGTTAGAAACAATAAAGCTTAACAAAGAAATAGTTAATCTTAGAAACCTGACCCCTGATCTTACTGAGGTTATTAAAGAGGTTAAGCCTCATTATATCCCAGTAAAACAAACATTAGAAGCTGAAGTTGACCCTAAAATGAGAGGGGAACTTGATGAAGTTACTAAAGGGCTTGGAGCAACTGTAGAAACTTTAAAAAAAGTAGGCCGTGGTAAATTAGGGCGGTTTATTCACGAAATGAGAGGTCTTGGACTTACTGATGAAGAATCAAATAGAATTGAATTAAAATTTGCTACTACTGAAAAAACATACGCACATGAATTGGGGCATTTAATTGACAGAAAGTTTGACTTGCAGACCCTACTCATAAAAGGCAGGGGAGAAGAATACGCAACAATTAAGAAAGAATTAAGAAAAATAGCAGACCAAAGAGCAGCGGATGATAGTTCTGCTTATTATAAAAAATACATAAGAAAACGTACAGAACAAGTAGCTGAATTTGTCTCAAGATACTTAACACAACCCGATCAAGCAAGGAAATTAGCTCCGGCTGCTGTAAAGAAATTAGAAGAATTCTTTAATTCCAAACCACAATTAAGAAAATTATTGACAATACGACCTTCGGGACAAGCAATTTTAGCCAAAATGTCAGATGTTTTATTTGCTAAGTCTCCAATACCGCCTAAAAATACAATCATAGTTCCTGTAAATGGCATGAAACATTATTGGCAAATACCAGCAGATGTTCACAAAGCTATAGACTATTACTCACCACAAGAAATGAGCATGGTTATAAAGATTCTATCGGGGCCTGCTCGCCTTCTTCGTGCTGGTGCAACTTTATCTGCTGAATTTATTATGCGTAACCCCATAAGAGATCAGTTTACAGCAATGGTATATTCTAAATACGGGTATATACCTTTTTGGGATTTGGGTCGAGGATTTTTTGAATTAATGAAAAAGGGTGATCTTTATCAAGAATTCAAAGCGGGCGGTGGTGAACAAGCATACTTTACCAGCATGGATAGAACCACCTTAAACATGACTACTAAAGATATTGTTGGTTTTAGGAAAGGATTAAAAACATATAATCCTATTGAATACCTGCGAATAGCCTCAGAAGCGATGGAAAAGGCTACCAGATTGGGGTTATATAAAAGAGCAAGAGCTAAGGGCGCAACTGTTCCAGAAGCAACTGCAGCGGCAAGAGAAAGCACACTAGACTTTCGCAGGATAGGAGAGGAGCGCAGAATTAACCAGATCATAGCTTTTTGGAATGCTAATGTTCAGGGCATAGATATAATGCGTAGGAAAATACACAAATATCCAGGACGTACTTTATTAAGACTCACAATGGGAATAACCCTTCCTTCAATTGCTTTATGGTTATATAACAATAGTGATGATGATCGAAAAGAACGATACAACGCCTTGCCAGGATGGAGAAAGAACTTTTTCTGGAATATTATCATTGAAGATATGCCAGTAATTTCTTTGCCAAAACCTTTTGAATTAGGTCTTATATTTGGTTCTTTACCGGAAAGAATTTTAGATTATATTGCTCTTAACGATCCAAAAGAATTAAAGACTATAGCTCAATCAATAAAAGACGGAACTATGCCAGGACTTATTCCTACAGCGGCCTTACCCATACTTGAAAATATGACCAATTGGAGTTTTTTTATGGAGCGTCCAATTGAAAGCGAAACGATAAAAAGACTTCCTCCGGGCCAAAGGGCACATCAATACACAAGCATTGCTCTCAAGAAATTTGGAAAAGCAATGGATATATCACCTATTAAAATGGAAAATTGGGTTAGAGGATGGACTGGCGGTTTAGGAAAATTTGGACTTGATATTATAGACCCATTATTTAAAACAGATGAGATACCAGAAGTTACAAAACATTGGTACGAAGTAACACCTGGGCTTAAAGGATTTATTGGTAAAGAATTTGTTGGTGGAAAAGATATAACCAATTTTTATGATAATCTTGAAAAAATAACACAAGCAGAACAAGGGTTTAATTTGTTATTTAAAACAGATAAAGAAGAAGCGGATAAGTTTAATAAGAAAACTAATGGAATCAAAAGATTTGCGACTTCATTCAGGAAGACATCTTTAAAGATAGGGAAATTACGAAAAAGAAAATCAGTTATAATGGAATCTAAACAATATACTTCTGATAGAAAGCGTGAACTTGTTGACGAGATAGATAAGAAAATGACAGTGATTGCAAGATTAAGAAATGAGACACTATTAAAACCAATAGGCAGGCAACTGATTCCAGGGATGGTTTCATGGGAATCAAAGGAAAAACCAATCTGGCAAGAGTCAGTGTTTGGAAAGAAATTACCTTGGCAAAAAACCACATTTTAAGGAGAATATTATGGCAAACGTTAGTGCTCCATTCGTTTCCGTTGGATCGGCAATTGTGGGTGTTGTTGAACAAGTTATTGTACCCGTAAGTTGGACGGCAGTTTCAATACCCGCTGACAAAACATGTAAAGAATTAATTATTAGCGAACGGTCAGCGATAAGCTGGAGATTATCTGCCAACTCTGATGGAAGTACATTCTTTACAGTAACAGGGCCTTTATCTATGGAAATTTTCGGCTCAGCAGGGCAGGTTCTGTTTTACGCTCAGACGACTGCTATTTCTGGTGGCGGTTCTGGTTTATTAGAAATTATGCTGGTGAATTGATGATTTCAATGAAAGAACATGTTAAAATTGTCGATTTAGATGTTAGAGCTCAATGTGAGATTTCTTCTCAATGTAATATTTTATTGATCAATACACTGGGTGGCATTGGTGATATTCTTTGTACTCGTTTAATATTTGAAGACTTAAAACAAGTGCCGAAGATAGGAAAGATTACTTTTGCAGTTCCATGTAAGTATTTATCCTTAATCGAGGATTGTCCATTTATAGATCATATCTTAGCAGTAGAGGATTTGAAGCCAAACTGTTATAATCAATATATTTTAGCTAAAGATATAACACAAGTTCCAGGAGAGATAGAATGCAGAACGATGCCCAATGTAACTGAAAATCGAGCTGATATTATAGCAGGATCGATTGGTTTAAAATTAAAAAGTCATCAGGGGCATCTTACTTTTACTGACCAGGAAATAAAATGGGCACAAGAGTATATTGATCAATTTGGAAGTAATAAAAAAATAGGAATTGCTCCTTTTTCAACACATCTTTCAAAGGATTTGGATATATCCTTGGTTGAACAATTAGTTCTTTGGTGCCAAGATAAAGATATTACATCTCTCATTTTTCATAATAAAGAAGTTAATATTGAAGGCGCTGTAATAATTAAAGATTTAACTTTGCGACAGTGGATGGCAGTAGTTTCTTTATTAGATGCTGTAGTAACAGTGTCAACAGCTATGTTCTGGATTTCACAGCTTACTTATAGACCTACTGTTGCTGTTTTTGGATGTGAAGATCTTCAGGTTTTTGGTAAATATCATTTAAACTTATTGTCTGTCCAACGAAGGTCTATTAGAAACATACTAAAATATGCTTCTATAACAGCAAAGCAAGAAGAGATTAAAGAATTCCAGGGAGAGTGGTCGTATTGTCCTTGCTGGGATGCAAGAAAATGTGCCTTTAAAAAATGGAACGACTATCCCCCGTTATGTCTTGAATCAATAAAAGCGGACAAAATTATTGAAAAAATTGAAACTCTTCTTGATGCGCCGAATTTAACATCATGCTTTGATGAAAACTATTTTATGACGCATGGACATCTCGGTTGGTATGATGGAAGTGCGTGGGGAATCCAGAACGAATTCCACAAGAAATACGCAGAGTTTCTCTTGACGGTATTACCGGCAATCCCCGGGAGGTTGCTTGACGTGGGAGGGGCATTCGGAGATTTGGTATATCATTTGCGAGAACAAGGTATCGATGCGTATGGAGTGGAAATTTCCGAGTACGCGGTTGAGCATAGGCATGTACAGACCTTATATCAAGCTGATGTCTCAGAGAAAATCCCTTTTGCTTCAGAATTTTTCGATATGGTCATATCCCGGGATTGTCTGGAGCATATTCCAGAGGGAAAGATATCCGCAACCTTGTTGAATATCAAAAGGGTTTTAAAAATTGGAGGCATGGCTTTTCTGGCAATTGCAACCAATTTTAGAGACAAGGAAACCAAAAAACGATCTAATAAAATATTCAGAGATGCAACGCATGTGACCATCCGTGATTCCACGTGGTGGATTAAGAAATTGGAGCAAACGGGGATGGTAGAAGATCGGGAAACAAGCCGACGTGCTATGGAGTATCCGTTAGCACACGATAATGATTGGAAGATTTTTGTATTTAGAAAAGAGCAGATTTAGCTGGGGGATGGAAGGATCGGAAAATGCTATTGGTCAATAAAATATTTGAAGAGCGGGATTTTCGCTGGCTGCCTGCCATAGATGACATTGACATAATACGTACACTCATGCGAAACGTTGGTCTTTCGCCAGGTTGGGATAACTCGAAAGCATGGGAAATCTCAATGATCTATGAGGCAGTAAAGCGTTGTTATGTTGGAACAAAATTTCTTGACATCGGAGCCGGCCAGGGAATTTTGCCGGTATTATTGAGCACAAAGGGGTACACAGTAACCTGTATTGATACCAAACCCGTGCCGGCGTTTGTGGAATGGTCCAAACAGCTAAGTATAAAAAATGATGAAGGTACTATATTTTCCTTACCGTATCCCGACAGTAGTTTTGATGCAGTAACAAGCGTCTGCGTATTAGAACATATCGCATCATTCCCAGGAGAACCAGAGCGTTGGGCAGAGATAGTTAATCCGACATTGGATGCTCTAATGGAGATCGCAAGGGTATTGAA
Proteins encoded:
- a CDS encoding class I SAM-dependent methyltransferase; the protein is MLLVNKIFEERDFRWLPAIDDIDIIRTLMRNVGLSPGWDNSKAWEISMIYEAVKRCYVGTKFLDIGAGQGILPVLLSTKGYTVTCIDTKPVPAFVEWSKQLSIKNDEGTIFSLPYPDSSFDAVTSVCVLEHIASFPGEPERWAEIVNPTLDALMEIARVLKTGGLTSHTVDFYFPETKSNFAAYTKRILLELFSRLGHVFKVTGKVNYDVDIDTYFLINHRVHEPGEGLDKDLDRLKQGLLPEFPMTKAIFTLQRI
- a CDS encoding methyltransferase domain-containing protein, whose translation is MISMKEHVKIVDLDVRAQCEISSQCNILLINTLGGIGDILCTRLIFEDLKQVPKIGKITFAVPCKYLSLIEDCPFIDHILAVEDLKPNCYNQYILAKDITQVPGEIECRTMPNVTENRADIIAGSIGLKLKSHQGHLTFTDQEIKWAQEYIDQFGSNKKIGIAPFSTHLSKDLDISLVEQLVLWCQDKDITSLIFHNKEVNIEGAVIIKDLTLRQWMAVVSLLDAVVTVSTAMFWISQLTYRPTVAVFGCEDLQVFGKYHLNLLSVQRRSIRNILKYASITAKQEEIKEFQGEWSYCPCWDARKCAFKKWNDYPPLCLESIKADKIIEKIETLLDAPNLTSCFDENYFMTHGHLGWYDGSAWGIQNEFHKKYAEFLLTVLPAIPGRLLDVGGAFGDLVYHLREQGIDAYGVEISEYAVEHRHVQTLYQADVSEKIPFASEFFDMVISRDCLEHIPEGKISATLLNIKRVLKIGGMAFLAIATNFRDKETKKRSNKIFRDATHVTIRDSTWWIKKLEQTGMVEDRETSRRAMEYPLAHDNDWKIFVFRKEQI
- a CDS encoding LPD38 domain-containing protein → MKELTGKDLPFSKIGAGAVRDALLKAAGLTKEGKAVVEYEGEIRTWLKSLEAKPTGELPKYATKKVTFQKQLKPEEIEAIENTEGAVLDKNGLSLDVVRYQKPEQAGELSIREGVFFLPEKKSPYKKYYTTGKIGYGGSERLEGRTTYRNPYMVKASSGGRAPKLVYNFINGKGAYEKMRSDVLRNAWTKGFIHRPDYNGVSNLLEKYGGNSDLTDAIIEVSTKGNTLPYAIQEHIVASSVRKAGYDAVIGYNKIGGKIRLSEVFDVRPSRYPSKITWEHYFEDFYGQEKPKPTDVVYATKEVKPQKAIWKEILKEEKLNLPEGEIGDFILNYARIADPDLFISTSEIKTIAIDLNSKIKKTIGRLETGEIEVESPPAMIEDLKSASKGLTEEIRNKDANNRAGLIVEIDNIVSISHRVDSNILPVIFDLGDGITDRWAVIKDIDNILDYLASSKVRTSKDFIDKFYATKQSISDSNITISQVRDLFKPLHSGLTQDDNVWVKLRGGYGFQVKNVQSIAENELAFEIGRGRMKTDGELIAGKFEDDTIEIVKGIGDRWTLTEEGIHMSEKAGLIRSDEVSALTRKIKWLARAGKFETQNKNDIGGFEDRAKFIIEGLHKRATYTGTTQKILNKIADFIDSLVNLFKATSRGVTRAFESGEIFQREAETSGINQFAQDVSFSLKKAIANIRDNPKFNKWFKKSQVVDKNDNPLPVYHGTKAIIDKFKHDEKRFDDRLIFFSKDPAFAEEWARGRQPNKPSRNYSWTDQDQKNLDKHWKDFHKISDELYKTDKVKWTEKYDKLRATEPRTRYTEEREADVSIYPVYISAQNIFNPMKDYKVVEPLLKTMEGMQGVIEKGLHKEGNWIVYERKDVIDLLESKGYDGIYIKESAFSGAPHDTIAVWEPTQIKSIFNTGAYGLDEPDIMYAVAGKPTKKLTVAEKMLGLRKPKEKDIIETYKEKHIAFEPKKLSLTKENAKDFIAKTYTKFVFKEYPAIRLAEKSKDPKAIQRVQDQINRVWGKGGIVEVFVAGKGPHRLDVEGKPVYIENTQSLKEIVKDLNPQEYEDYETLRIAERDVALARFRPDITGTDIEASTQVINALERKYGDKIKKLRDTSKAQRKYDDILLQLLVEEGWLSNRIYETIKARPEAEFYASFLREMESVGEQVFGGKDPLKKIRGSELRKIPTIESSISNTYKTIKLLETIKLNKEIVNLRNLTPDLTEVIKEVKPHYIPVKQTLEAEVDPKMRGELDEVTKGLGATVETLKKVGRGKLGRFIHEMRGLGLTDEESNRIELKFATTEKTYAHELGHLIDRKFDLQTLLIKGRGEEYATIKKELRKIADQRAADDSSAYYKKYIRKRTEQVAEFVSRYLTQPDQARKLAPAAVKKLEEFFNSKPQLRKLLTIRPSGQAILAKMSDVLFAKSPIPPKNTIIVPVNGMKHYWQIPADVHKAIDYYSPQEMSMVIKILSGPARLLRAGATLSAEFIMRNPIRDQFTAMVYSKYGYIPFWDLGRGFFELMKKGDLYQEFKAGGGEQAYFTSMDRTTLNMTTKDIVGFRKGLKTYNPIEYLRIASEAMEKATRLGLYKRARAKGATVPEATAAARESTLDFRRIGEERRINQIIAFWNANVQGIDIMRRKIHKYPGRTLLRLTMGITLPSIALWLYNNSDDDRKERYNALPGWRKNFFWNIIIEDMPVISLPKPFELGLIFGSLPERILDYIALNDPKELKTIAQSIKDGTMPGLIPTAALPILENMTNWSFFMERPIESETIKRLPPGQRAHQYTSIALKKFGKAMDISPIKMENWVRGWTGGLGKFGLDIIDPLFKTDEIPEVTKHWYEVTPGLKGFIGKEFVGGKDITNFYDNLEKITQAEQGFNLLFKTDKEEADKFNKKTNGIKRFATSFRKTSLKIGKLRKRKSVIMESKQYTSDRKRELVDEIDKKMTVIARLRNETLLKPIGRQLIPGMVSWESKEKPIWQESVFGKKLPWQKTTF